The DNA segment CCGCAGAGGTGGGCGAGGTGCTCACCGCCGTGAACACCATCAACAAGGCCGGCCTCTCCGCGCAGACCTTCACCAAGGCCTTCCGGAACCTCGGCGACCAGCTGCGTCAGCCGCCCCGGAGCGGCAGGCCCGGGACGCAGACCACGCGCTTCCGGGCCCTGCGGGCGGCGCAGTACTACGGCCAGGCCCTGTTCTTCGTCCTCGGCTCCGACCACCCCGGCAGCGAGGAGCAGCTGTACCGGGCGGGACGCGAGTCCTGGGACGCGTTCTGCGAGCGGTGCGACCCGGCCCCCCTGACGGCACACGTCCCGTACGGGAGGACGCCGCTGCCCGTGTGGTTCTTCCGCCCTGACACCTCCCACGAGCCACGCCCCACGGTGATCCTGACGAACGGCAGCGACGGCCAGGACGTCGACATGTGGACCTACGGGGTCGCGGCCTTCGAGCACCGGATCGCCGCCCTGGTGGCGATGCCCGGCGTGCTCCAGCCCTGGCTGGGCTTCCCCCCGGAGATCCGGGAGATCCTCACCCCGAGCAAGGAGAAGACCAACGCCGTCTGGAACAAGGAGGTCGTCCCCGAGCTGCCGCCGTCCGCCGCCGCGACCCTCAAGAAGCGCTTCGAACCCTTCTCCGTTCCCGCGATGCTCGCGGCCCGCCGGGGCAAGATGTTCACCGACTTCTACACCCCCGCCACCCTCATCAGGTCGCTGGACATCACCGACGTG comes from the Streptomyces angustmyceticus genome and includes:
- a CDS encoding alpha/beta hydrolase gives rise to the protein MTYVSGDPAPGPTRRTTLAGLVGGAGAVLAAGCSAPGPSPAPTRTAGAPAPADGATPGAMTLFKDPGFNFNGLLALGASGYGAAEVGEVLTAVNTINKAGLSAQTFTKAFRNLGDQLRQPPRSGRPGTQTTRFRALRAAQYYGQALFFVLGSDHPGSEEQLYRAGRESWDAFCERCDPAPLTAHVPYGRTPLPVWFFRPDTSHEPRPTVILTNGSDGQDVDMWTYGVAAFEHRIAALVAMPGVLQPWLGFPPEIREILTPSKEKTNAVWNKEVVPELPPSAAATLKKRFEPFSVPAMLAARRGKMFTDFYTPATLIRSLDITDVVRRITMPTLILDYEDEQFYPGQPRQMFDKLTAPKDYMKLTAATGAQLHCSPMAPQQHCEVVFDWLQEKLPGS